One genomic region from Gossypium hirsutum isolate 1008001.06 chromosome D13, Gossypium_hirsutum_v2.1, whole genome shotgun sequence encodes:
- the LOC121225159 gene encoding auxin-responsive protein IAA16 gives MTSIMGTEDDKYSTINFEETELRLGLPGANGNDGETTKNNGKRGFSETVNLKLNLSSKETVAEDSDKMKEKSSTDPAKPPAKAQVVGWPPVRSFRKNIMAVQKASSEEEGGSKKAGNSAAAITTTTAAAFVKVSMDGAPYLRKVDLKLYKSYQQLSDALSKMFSSFTIGNCGSHGMKDFMNESKLIDLLNGSEYVPTYEDKDGDWMLVGDVPWEMFVDSCKRLRIMKGSEAIGLAPRAVEKCKNRS, from the exons ATGACTAGCATTATGGGCACAGAGGATGATAAGTATAGCACGATTAACTTCGAAGAGACGGAGTTGCGTTTAGGGTTGCCCGGCGCCAATGGAAACGACGGTGAAACTACCAAAAACAACGGAAAACGAGGGTTCTCAGAGACCGTTAATTTGAAGCTTAACCTTTCATCAAAGGAGACTGTAGCCGAGGATTCCGACAAGATGAAGGAGAAGAGCTCAACTGACCCTGCAAAGCCACCTGCCAA gGCACAAGTGGTGGGATGGCCACCAGTCAGGTCATTCCGGAAGAACATCATGGCCGTCCAAAAAGCCAGTTCCGAGGAGGAAGGTGGCAGCAAGAAGGCCGGAAACAGTGCAGCCGCCATTACTACCACCACGGCTGCGGCGTTTGTTAAGGTCAGCATGGACGGTGCACCTTATCTACGCAAAGTGGACTTGAAACTATACAAGAGTTACCAACAACTCTCTGATGCCTTGAGCAAAATGTTCAGCTCCTTCACTATTG GTAACTGTGGGTCTCATGGAATGAAAGATTTCATGAATGAGAGCAAATTGATAGACCTTTTGAATGGTTCTGAGTATGTTCCTACTTATGAAGACAAAGATGGAGATTGGATGCTTGTTGGAGATGTTCCATGGGA GATGTTTGTTGATTCGTGCAAACGCTTACGAATTATGAAAGGATCTGAGGCAATTGGACTTG CACCAAGAGCAGTAGAGAAGTGCAAGAACAGAAGCTAA